A single genomic interval of Saccharothrix saharensis harbors:
- a CDS encoding sigma-70 family RNA polymerase sigma factor — protein MDRGEDVVRQLYGRWRGPLHGYVLRMVGGDHQQAEDVVQETLLRAWRHVDELTPADAGPWLYTVARNLVISGFRKRGGRNSEVPIEPGDLPPVADEVEHVLQSWQVAEALRALSADHRNVVVELYYRRRSVAEAAVVLGIPPGTVKSRCFYALRALRDALEERGVTQS, from the coding sequence GTGGACCGTGGCGAAGATGTCGTCAGGCAGCTGTACGGCCGTTGGCGCGGCCCGCTGCACGGCTACGTCCTGCGCATGGTCGGCGGTGACCACCAGCAGGCCGAGGACGTCGTCCAGGAGACGCTGCTGCGGGCCTGGCGGCACGTCGACGAGCTGACCCCCGCCGACGCGGGGCCGTGGCTCTACACCGTGGCCCGGAACCTGGTCATCTCCGGCTTCCGCAAGCGCGGCGGCCGCAACAGCGAGGTGCCGATCGAACCGGGCGACCTGCCCCCGGTGGCCGACGAGGTCGAGCACGTCCTGCAGAGCTGGCAGGTCGCGGAGGCGTTGCGCGCGTTGAGCGCCGACCACCGCAACGTGGTGGTCGAGCTGTACTACCGGCGGCGTTCGGTGGCGGAGGCGGCGGTGGTGCTGGGCATCCCGCCCGGCACGGTCAAGTCGCGCTGCTTCTACGCCCTGCGCGCGCTGCGCGACGCGTTGGAGGAGCGGGGGGTCACGCAGTCATGA
- a CDS encoding anti-sigma factor family protein, giving the protein MSCGRTVALGAYLLGSLDPAERSSFERHVDGCAACRREMVRLAPLPGLLGQVRLSDLELPFDDPAPDPDLRPLPPAPEPVPEPVPTRRRRWPVLLGAGVLVVLVALGAVVVPHLVPDDAVTWHAADASSGVVASADLVRRSWGTELWVSTENVPRGTRCKLIVHDRAGRTEVGGWWGTDHAADERIPGSTSFPVEDIERLDVVVDMTVLVSVRP; this is encoded by the coding sequence ATGAGTTGTGGCCGGACCGTGGCGCTCGGCGCCTACCTGCTCGGTTCGCTCGACCCGGCGGAGCGGTCGTCGTTCGAGCGGCACGTCGACGGGTGCGCCGCCTGCCGGCGGGAGATGGTGCGGTTGGCGCCGCTGCCCGGGCTGCTGGGCCAGGTGCGGCTGTCGGACCTGGAGCTGCCGTTCGACGACCCCGCGCCCGACCCCGACCTGCGGCCGCTGCCACCCGCGCCGGAGCCCGTGCCCGAGCCGGTGCCGACCCGCCGACGGAGGTGGCCGGTCCTGCTCGGTGCCGGTGTGCTGGTCGTGCTCGTGGCGCTGGGCGCGGTGGTCGTGCCGCACCTGGTCCCCGACGACGCCGTGACGTGGCACGCCGCCGACGCGTCGTCCGGCGTGGTGGCCAGCGCGGACCTGGTCCGCAGGTCGTGGGGCACCGAGCTGTGGGTGAGCACGGAGAACGTGCCGAGGGGCACGAGGTGCAAGCTGATCGTCCACGACCGGGCCGGGCGGACCGAGGTCGGCGGCTGGTGGGGCACCGACCACGCGGCGGACGAGCGCATCCCCGGCTCCACGTCGTTCCCGGTGGAGGACATCGAACGGCTCGACGTCGTGGTCGACATGACGGTCCTGGTCTCGGTGCGGCCGTGA
- a CDS encoding CAP domain-containing protein yields MIGALVGLLLGAAGATGVAFANPEQLAPFVGESAAQRAGSDNTGVGGVGGVGGPAQSRAPEVVPTTAETSPSSRTTTATTTTTGETTTTTETTTTTTSEPSPVTTTTTTPADLPQAEQVVALVNEARDLAGCKPLKVDERVLRAAQGHSTDMAQRDYFSHTTPEGVDFAQRMRTAGYPNPGGENIAMGQRSAEQVMKAWMNSDGHRRNILNCGFTTIGVGLDTRGWYWTQNFGW; encoded by the coding sequence GTGATCGGCGCACTCGTCGGCCTGCTCCTCGGCGCGGCCGGTGCGACCGGCGTCGCCTTCGCCAACCCGGAGCAGCTCGCCCCGTTCGTCGGGGAAAGCGCAGCACAGCGCGCCGGTTCCGACAACACCGGCGTCGGCGGGGTCGGGGGCGTGGGCGGGCCGGCGCAGAGCCGTGCGCCGGAGGTCGTGCCGACCACCGCGGAGACGTCACCGTCCAGCCGGACCACCACCGCGACGACGACCACCACCGGCGAGACCACCACGACGACGGAGACGACGACCACGACGACGTCCGAGCCGTCCCCCGTCACCACGACGACCACCACGCCCGCCGACCTGCCGCAGGCGGAGCAGGTCGTCGCCCTGGTGAACGAGGCCCGCGACCTCGCCGGCTGCAAGCCGCTCAAGGTGGACGAACGGGTGCTCAGGGCCGCGCAGGGCCACAGCACCGACATGGCGCAGCGCGACTACTTCTCGCACACCACGCCGGAGGGCGTCGACTTCGCGCAGCGCATGCGCACCGCGGGCTACCCGAACCCCGGCGGGGAGAACATCGCCATGGGCCAGCGCTCCGCCGAGCAGGTCATGAAGGCCTGGATGAACTCCGACGGGCACCGCCGCAACATCCTGAACTGCGGGTTCACCACCATCGGCGTGGGCCTGGACACCCGCGGCTGGTACTGGACCCAGAACTTCGGCTGGTAG
- a CDS encoding acylphosphatase produces MALVAGVERAVRLTAWVRGRVQGVGFRWWTRARALELGLVGSASNLRDGRVEVNAEGPESSCRALLTALRSGDTPGQVDSIVERWSEARGGLTGFVER; encoded by the coding sequence ATGGCTCTTGTGGCTGGAGTAGAGCGGGCCGTGCGCCTGACCGCCTGGGTGCGGGGGCGCGTGCAGGGTGTCGGTTTTCGGTGGTGGACCCGAGCCAGGGCACTTGAGCTGGGCCTTGTCGGTTCGGCGTCCAACCTGCGTGACGGTCGGGTCGAGGTGAACGCCGAAGGTCCGGAATCCTCGTGCCGCGCCCTGCTGACTGCGCTGCGTTCGGGTGACACCCCCGGTCAGGTGGACTCGATCGTGGAGCGCTGGTCGGAGGCGCGCGGCGGTCTCACCGGTTTCGTGGAGCGTTGA